In the genome of Triticum urartu cultivar G1812 chromosome 5, Tu2.1, whole genome shotgun sequence, one region contains:
- the LOC125511173 gene encoding condensin-2 complex subunit D3-like isoform X2 has product MDADDMDVDEIDSPASASGSLSAFLSELAALHRRASSSSSTSTSPPLSLPSLTLLSSPATAASLFPRLAAAGLPASSLLLPLTSSFSAHPIPALTAYLRLLLAPASPLASLFSPLPFLSFLLALRKAATDTHNPSAASDSGNAANPRKRKNQRQQAATRPPSFLPQALSLLADAAGRLPLGEYPDALRSLIDTAAELAAFNVLAAVLGSRYHAEAVQDVIRALVPLVLSGGKSAVRSSAVEFLVRKIVPLGADEEGEEEGIRKVVGYLPRLLAVKAPEKSEARGLAVEAIVEVVQAMEPLQREGFAAYLVAMSRGKAKGRLFAVDMVLAMLPVLLPSEIDESGLQEGSWGLKCVQVLVERCSDSAGAVRARALTNAAHALDVLSERGVEVDRLQEVMKIGNMGLGELLRRRCIDDKAAVRKAALVLITKAIGLIGRPVDESLLTAMGAACSDPLVTIRKAALAAISEVFRKFPDESVTKEWLQAVPSLMIDSETSIQEECENLFLELVLNRVCQAANLKLDDDSVNLEELFPDGTLDLLKSICDGEVVPCIKRICASLGKKKKLRPMLASSLQNIITISETLWLRSSKPIENWTAPAGAWWLLSEVSSFAPKSVNWKFLSHHWKLLDNVGQEGKGKASSEGEPNSALWAVDRVSLLQTISNVSMELPVEPAAELAHSLLTRIENFDMNLSEVDAHVKSLKTLCKRKAKTAKEAEALIMKWVQQLINKAVDNLERYIKGTSQDSRGCSYNTPLTGKLKGRKEASTSKEMSEAVIAVFTVGSVILACPDASVQGIIPLLHTVITSGNPEPRPTMLAGGAVSFNEVAPSLYIQSWDTMAKICLVDDKLAKRYIPLFVQELERSDLATLRNNIMIAMADFYVRYTALVDCYMSKITKVLRDPCEVVRRQTFVLLAKLLQRDYVKWRGVLFLRFLPSLVDESDKIRHLADYLFGSILKAKAPLLAYNSFIEAIYVLNNCTGHGGYSESQSQSQSSQGSQSSDRGQTLFAIRGTDESSRSKRMHIYVSLLKQMAPEHLLATSAKLCAEILAGVCDGLLSVDDAAGRAVVQDALQILACKEMRIHPSILADNSEMDDDGGDGGTANALQAAKGRAVTQVAKKNLIQIAIPIFIELKRLLESKNSPLTGCLMECLRTLLKDYKNEFDEILVADKQLQKELLYDMQKFEAGKGKSSRDGEAAGPSRSSPAAPDPGDAAAKATARSVLKEMNRNVPTPPLHTMSVPKVKSVLGTGALSGSRRPAILESVRRLEPFGSDDEN; this is encoded by the exons ATGGACGCCGACGACATGGACGTCGACGAGATCGACTcccccgcctccgcctccggctCCCTCTCCGCCTTCCTCTCCGAGCTCGCCGCCCTCCACCGCcgcgcctcttcctcctcctccacctccacctccccgCCCTTGTCGCTCCCCTCCCTCACCCTCCTCTCCTCcccggccaccgccgcctcgcTCTTCCCCCGCCTCGCGGCGGCCGGCCTCcccgcctcctccctcctcctgcCCCTCACCTCCTCCTTCTCGGCCCACCCCATCCCCGCCCTCACCGCCTACCTCCGCCTCCTGCTAGCCCCCGCCTCCCCCCTTGCCTCCCTCTTCTCCCCGCTCCccttcctctccttcctcctcgccCTCCGCAAGGCCGCCACCGACACCCATAACCCTAGCGCCGCCTCCGACTCCGGCAACGCCGCCAACCCCCGCAAGCGCAAGAACCAGCGCCAGCAAGCGGCCACGCGGCCCCCGTCTTTCCTTCCGCAGGCTCTCTCCCTGCTCGCCGATGCCGCGGGGAGGCTGCCGCTCGGGGAGTACCCGGATGCGCTGAGGTCGCTCATCGACACCGCCGCCGAGCTCGCGGCCTTCAATGTCCTTGCCGCCGTCCTTGGATCTCGCTACCACGCCGAGGCAGTGCAGGATGTGATACGCGCGCTGGTACCGCTGGTGCTCTCGGGTGGCAAATCGGCTGTGCGGTCGTCCGCGGTCGAGTTCTTGGTCAGAAAGATTGTGCCTTTGGGTGCTGATgaggaaggggaggaggaggggataag GAAGGTGGTGGGGTACCTGCCGAGGCTTTTGGCGGTGAAGGCACCGGAGAAGTCGGAGGCGAGGGGGCTGGCTGTTGAGGCCATAGTTGAGGTGGTGCAGGCAATGGAGCCACTTCAAAGGGAGGGCTTCGCTGCATATCTGGTGGCCATGTCCAGGGGCAAAGCAAAGGGACGGCTGTTTGCTGTGGATATGGTCCTGGCGATGCTGCCGGTGCTGTTGCCGTCGGAAATCGATGAATCTGGTCTCCAGGAGGGCTCTTGGGGGCTCAAGTGTGTCCAGGTGTTGGTGGAGAGGTGTTCGGATAGCGCTGGAGCGGTCCGGGCTCGGGCCTTGACAAATGCAGCCCATGCGCTTGATGTTTTGTCTGAAAGAGGTGTGGAGGTCGATCGACTGCAGGAGGTGATGAAGATTGGGAACATGGGTCTTGGAGAGTTGTTGAGGAGAAGGTGCATTGATGATAAGGCTGCCGTCAGGAAAGCTGCACTTGTGCTCATCACCAAGGCAATTGGTTTGATTGGCAGACCTGTCGATGAGTCGCTACTTACTGCAATGGGGGCTGCGTGCTCTGATCCGCTAGTCACCATTCGCAAGGCGGCTCTTGCAGCCATCTCAGAGGTGTTCCGGAAATTCCCAGATGAGAGTGTGACAAAGGAGTGGCTTCAGGCTGTGCCATCGCTGATGATTGATAGTGAGACCAGTATCCAGGAGGAATGTGAGAACTTGTTTCTTGAACTGGTTCTGAACAGGGTCTGCCAAGCTGCCAATTTGAAACTGGATGATGATTCAGTCAACTTGGAGGAGCTGTTCCCGGACGGGACACTGGATTTGCTGAAAAGCATATGTGATGGAGAGGTTGTTCCCTGCATAAAAAGGATATGCGCAAGCCTTGGGAAGAAGAAAAAGCTGAGACCAATGCTTGCTAGTTCACTCCAGAATATAATTACAATATCTGAAACCTTGTGGTTGAGAAGTTCTAAGCCAATTGAGAATTGGACTGCACCAGCTGGGGCTTGGTGGCTTCTTTCCGAGGTCTCCTCATTTGCGCCTAAATCAGTTAACTGGAAGTTCCTCTCTCACCACTGGAAACTCCTTGATAATGTTGGCCAAGAAGGCAAAGGTAAAGCTTCTTCTGAAGGGGAACCAAACTCTGCACTCTGGGCTGTGGATCGTGTTTCACTCCTGCAAACTATTTCAAATGTCTCCATGGAGCTACCTGTGGAGCCTGCAGCAGAACTGGCACACAGCTTACTCACGCGGATTGAAAATTTTGATATGAACCTGAGTGAG GTCGATGCCCATGTAAAGTCACTGAAAACTTTATGTAAACGGAAAGCGAAAACGGCAAAGGAAGCTGAAGCACTAATAATGAAGTGGGTTCAGCAACTTATCAATAAAGCAGTTGATAATCTAGAACGCTACATAAAAGGAACATCACAAGATTCCAGGGGTTGTAGCTACAATACTCCTCTGACTGGCAAACTTAAGGGAAGAAAGGAGGCATCCACATCAAAGGAGATGTCAGAAGCTGTTATTGCCGTCTTCACCGTTGGATCAGTGATCCTAGCTTGCCCTGATGCTAGTGTGCAAGGCATCATTCCTTTGCTGCACACAGTCATAACCTCTGGAAACCCCGAGCCAAGACCAACAATGCTTGCAGGTGGAGCCGTTTCTTTCAATGAGGTAGCTCCATCATTATATATACAGTCGTGGGATACAATGGCGAAAATATGCCTTGTAGATGACAAACTAGCAAAACGATATATTCCGCTCTTTGTTCAG GAGCTTGAGCGGAGTGATTTGGCCACCCTCCGGAATAACATCATGATAGCAATGGCTGACTTTTATGTACGCTATACAGCACTAGTTGACTG TTATATGTCAAAAATAACAAAAGTGCTGCGTGATCCCTGCGAAGTAGTACGGAGGCAAACGTTTGTCCTACTCGCGAAGTTGCTGCAG AGGGATTACGTAAAATGGAGAGGAGTGCTTTTCCTTCGGTTTCTGCCATCTTTAGTTGATGAATCGGATAAGATAAGGCATTTGGCTGACTACCTATTTGGAAGCATCTTAAAAG CCAAAGCGCCACTTCTTGCATATAACAGTTTCATAGAAGCTATCTACGTCCTAAACAATTGCACAGGACATGGTGGATATAGTGAGTCTCAGTCTCAGTCTCAGAGTTCTCAAGGGTCTCAAAGTTCAGACAGAGGACAAACCCTTTTCGCGATACG GGGAACTGACGAAAGTTCAAGGTCAAAACGAATGCACATATATGTGTCCTTGTTGAAACAAATGGCCCCGGAGCACCTTCTAGCTACATCAGCCAAGTTATGTGCTGAGATCTTAGCAGGTGTTTGTGATGGCTTACTAAGTGTTGACGATGCAGCTGGAAGGGCTGTAGTTCAG GATGCTCTACAAATACTAGCTTGCAAGGAGATGCGCATCCATCCCAGCATCCTCGCGGACAATTCCGAGATGGACGACGACGGTGGAGATGGTGGGACGGCCAACGCCCTCCAGGCGGCCAAAGGGAGGGCGGTGACCCAGGTGGCAAAGAAGAACCTGATTCAGATCGCGATCCCGATATTCATCGAGCTGAAGCGGCTGCTGGAGAGCAAGAACAGCCCTCTGACGGGGTGCCTGATGGAGTGCCTGCGCACCCTCCTCAAGGACTACAAGAACGAGTTCGATGAGATACTGGTGGCGGACAAGCAGCTGCAGAAGGAGCTCCTCTACGACATGCAGAAGTTCGAGGCCGGCAAGGGCAAGTCGTCCAGGGACGGAGAGGCCGCCGGCCCCAGCAGGAGCTCTCCGGCTGCTCCTGACCCGGGTGACGCGGCTGCAAAGGCCACGGCGCGGTCGGTGCTCAAGGAGATGAACCGGAACGTGCCGACGCCGCCGCTGCACACCATGAGCGTGCCCAAGGTGAAGTCGGTGCTGGGCACTGGGGCGCTGAGTGGCTCGCGCCGACCGGCTATCCTAGAGTCAGTGAGGCGGCTCGAGCCATTTGGATCAGACGATGAGAATTAG
- the LOC125511173 gene encoding condensin-2 complex subunit D3-like isoform X1, with product MDADDMDVDEIDSPASASGSLSAFLSELAALHRRASSSSSTSTSPPLSLPSLTLLSSPATAASLFPRLAAAGLPASSLLLPLTSSFSAHPIPALTAYLRLLLAPASPLASLFSPLPFLSFLLALRKAATDTHNPSAASDSGNAANPRKRKNQRQQAATRPPSFLPQALSLLADAAGRLPLGEYPDALRSLIDTAAELAAFNVLAAVLGSRYHAEAVQDVIRALVPLVLSGGKSAVRSSAVEFLVRKIVPLGADEEGEEEGIRKEGEEEGIRKEGEELGIRKEGEELGIRKVVGYLPRLLAVKAPEKSEARGLAVEAIVEVVQAMEPLQREGFAAYLVAMSRGKAKGRLFAVDMVLAMLPVLLPSEIDESGLQEGSWGLKCVQVLVERCSDSAGAVRARALTNAAHALDVLSERGVEVDRLQEVMKIGNMGLGELLRRRCIDDKAAVRKAALVLITKAIGLIGRPVDESLLTAMGAACSDPLVTIRKAALAAISEVFRKFPDESVTKEWLQAVPSLMIDSETSIQEECENLFLELVLNRVCQAANLKLDDDSVNLEELFPDGTLDLLKSICDGEVVPCIKRICASLGKKKKLRPMLASSLQNIITISETLWLRSSKPIENWTAPAGAWWLLSEVSSFAPKSVNWKFLSHHWKLLDNVGQEGKGKASSEGEPNSALWAVDRVSLLQTISNVSMELPVEPAAELAHSLLTRIENFDMNLSEVDAHVKSLKTLCKRKAKTAKEAEALIMKWVQQLINKAVDNLERYIKGTSQDSRGCSYNTPLTGKLKGRKEASTSKEMSEAVIAVFTVGSVILACPDASVQGIIPLLHTVITSGNPEPRPTMLAGGAVSFNEVAPSLYIQSWDTMAKICLVDDKLAKRYIPLFVQELERSDLATLRNNIMIAMADFYVRYTALVDCYMSKITKVLRDPCEVVRRQTFVLLAKLLQRDYVKWRGVLFLRFLPSLVDESDKIRHLADYLFGSILKAKAPLLAYNSFIEAIYVLNNCTGHGGYSESQSQSQSSQGSQSSDRGQTLFAIRGTDESSRSKRMHIYVSLLKQMAPEHLLATSAKLCAEILAGVCDGLLSVDDAAGRAVVQDALQILACKEMRIHPSILADNSEMDDDGGDGGTANALQAAKGRAVTQVAKKNLIQIAIPIFIELKRLLESKNSPLTGCLMECLRTLLKDYKNEFDEILVADKQLQKELLYDMQKFEAGKGKSSRDGEAAGPSRSSPAAPDPGDAAAKATARSVLKEMNRNVPTPPLHTMSVPKVKSVLGTGALSGSRRPAILESVRRLEPFGSDDEN from the exons ATGGACGCCGACGACATGGACGTCGACGAGATCGACTcccccgcctccgcctccggctCCCTCTCCGCCTTCCTCTCCGAGCTCGCCGCCCTCCACCGCcgcgcctcttcctcctcctccacctccacctccccgCCCTTGTCGCTCCCCTCCCTCACCCTCCTCTCCTCcccggccaccgccgcctcgcTCTTCCCCCGCCTCGCGGCGGCCGGCCTCcccgcctcctccctcctcctgcCCCTCACCTCCTCCTTCTCGGCCCACCCCATCCCCGCCCTCACCGCCTACCTCCGCCTCCTGCTAGCCCCCGCCTCCCCCCTTGCCTCCCTCTTCTCCCCGCTCCccttcctctccttcctcctcgccCTCCGCAAGGCCGCCACCGACACCCATAACCCTAGCGCCGCCTCCGACTCCGGCAACGCCGCCAACCCCCGCAAGCGCAAGAACCAGCGCCAGCAAGCGGCCACGCGGCCCCCGTCTTTCCTTCCGCAGGCTCTCTCCCTGCTCGCCGATGCCGCGGGGAGGCTGCCGCTCGGGGAGTACCCGGATGCGCTGAGGTCGCTCATCGACACCGCCGCCGAGCTCGCGGCCTTCAATGTCCTTGCCGCCGTCCTTGGATCTCGCTACCACGCCGAGGCAGTGCAGGATGTGATACGCGCGCTGGTACCGCTGGTGCTCTCGGGTGGCAAATCGGCTGTGCGGTCGTCCGCGGTCGAGTTCTTGGTCAGAAAGATTGTGCCTTTGGGTGCTGATgaggaaggggaggaggaggggataaggaaggaaggggaggaggaggggataaggaaggaaggggaggagTTGGGGATaaggaaggaaggggaggagTTGGGGATAAGGAAGGTGGTGGGGTACCTGCCGAGGCTTTTGGCGGTGAAGGCACCGGAGAAGTCGGAGGCGAGGGGGCTGGCTGTTGAGGCCATAGTTGAGGTGGTGCAGGCAATGGAGCCACTTCAAAGGGAGGGCTTCGCTGCATATCTGGTGGCCATGTCCAGGGGCAAAGCAAAGGGACGGCTGTTTGCTGTGGATATGGTCCTGGCGATGCTGCCGGTGCTGTTGCCGTCGGAAATCGATGAATCTGGTCTCCAGGAGGGCTCTTGGGGGCTCAAGTGTGTCCAGGTGTTGGTGGAGAGGTGTTCGGATAGCGCTGGAGCGGTCCGGGCTCGGGCCTTGACAAATGCAGCCCATGCGCTTGATGTTTTGTCTGAAAGAGGTGTGGAGGTCGATCGACTGCAGGAGGTGATGAAGATTGGGAACATGGGTCTTGGAGAGTTGTTGAGGAGAAGGTGCATTGATGATAAGGCTGCCGTCAGGAAAGCTGCACTTGTGCTCATCACCAAGGCAATTGGTTTGATTGGCAGACCTGTCGATGAGTCGCTACTTACTGCAATGGGGGCTGCGTGCTCTGATCCGCTAGTCACCATTCGCAAGGCGGCTCTTGCAGCCATCTCAGAGGTGTTCCGGAAATTCCCAGATGAGAGTGTGACAAAGGAGTGGCTTCAGGCTGTGCCATCGCTGATGATTGATAGTGAGACCAGTATCCAGGAGGAATGTGAGAACTTGTTTCTTGAACTGGTTCTGAACAGGGTCTGCCAAGCTGCCAATTTGAAACTGGATGATGATTCAGTCAACTTGGAGGAGCTGTTCCCGGACGGGACACTGGATTTGCTGAAAAGCATATGTGATGGAGAGGTTGTTCCCTGCATAAAAAGGATATGCGCAAGCCTTGGGAAGAAGAAAAAGCTGAGACCAATGCTTGCTAGTTCACTCCAGAATATAATTACAATATCTGAAACCTTGTGGTTGAGAAGTTCTAAGCCAATTGAGAATTGGACTGCACCAGCTGGGGCTTGGTGGCTTCTTTCCGAGGTCTCCTCATTTGCGCCTAAATCAGTTAACTGGAAGTTCCTCTCTCACCACTGGAAACTCCTTGATAATGTTGGCCAAGAAGGCAAAGGTAAAGCTTCTTCTGAAGGGGAACCAAACTCTGCACTCTGGGCTGTGGATCGTGTTTCACTCCTGCAAACTATTTCAAATGTCTCCATGGAGCTACCTGTGGAGCCTGCAGCAGAACTGGCACACAGCTTACTCACGCGGATTGAAAATTTTGATATGAACCTGAGTGAG GTCGATGCCCATGTAAAGTCACTGAAAACTTTATGTAAACGGAAAGCGAAAACGGCAAAGGAAGCTGAAGCACTAATAATGAAGTGGGTTCAGCAACTTATCAATAAAGCAGTTGATAATCTAGAACGCTACATAAAAGGAACATCACAAGATTCCAGGGGTTGTAGCTACAATACTCCTCTGACTGGCAAACTTAAGGGAAGAAAGGAGGCATCCACATCAAAGGAGATGTCAGAAGCTGTTATTGCCGTCTTCACCGTTGGATCAGTGATCCTAGCTTGCCCTGATGCTAGTGTGCAAGGCATCATTCCTTTGCTGCACACAGTCATAACCTCTGGAAACCCCGAGCCAAGACCAACAATGCTTGCAGGTGGAGCCGTTTCTTTCAATGAGGTAGCTCCATCATTATATATACAGTCGTGGGATACAATGGCGAAAATATGCCTTGTAGATGACAAACTAGCAAAACGATATATTCCGCTCTTTGTTCAG GAGCTTGAGCGGAGTGATTTGGCCACCCTCCGGAATAACATCATGATAGCAATGGCTGACTTTTATGTACGCTATACAGCACTAGTTGACTG TTATATGTCAAAAATAACAAAAGTGCTGCGTGATCCCTGCGAAGTAGTACGGAGGCAAACGTTTGTCCTACTCGCGAAGTTGCTGCAG AGGGATTACGTAAAATGGAGAGGAGTGCTTTTCCTTCGGTTTCTGCCATCTTTAGTTGATGAATCGGATAAGATAAGGCATTTGGCTGACTACCTATTTGGAAGCATCTTAAAAG CCAAAGCGCCACTTCTTGCATATAACAGTTTCATAGAAGCTATCTACGTCCTAAACAATTGCACAGGACATGGTGGATATAGTGAGTCTCAGTCTCAGTCTCAGAGTTCTCAAGGGTCTCAAAGTTCAGACAGAGGACAAACCCTTTTCGCGATACG GGGAACTGACGAAAGTTCAAGGTCAAAACGAATGCACATATATGTGTCCTTGTTGAAACAAATGGCCCCGGAGCACCTTCTAGCTACATCAGCCAAGTTATGTGCTGAGATCTTAGCAGGTGTTTGTGATGGCTTACTAAGTGTTGACGATGCAGCTGGAAGGGCTGTAGTTCAG GATGCTCTACAAATACTAGCTTGCAAGGAGATGCGCATCCATCCCAGCATCCTCGCGGACAATTCCGAGATGGACGACGACGGTGGAGATGGTGGGACGGCCAACGCCCTCCAGGCGGCCAAAGGGAGGGCGGTGACCCAGGTGGCAAAGAAGAACCTGATTCAGATCGCGATCCCGATATTCATCGAGCTGAAGCGGCTGCTGGAGAGCAAGAACAGCCCTCTGACGGGGTGCCTGATGGAGTGCCTGCGCACCCTCCTCAAGGACTACAAGAACGAGTTCGATGAGATACTGGTGGCGGACAAGCAGCTGCAGAAGGAGCTCCTCTACGACATGCAGAAGTTCGAGGCCGGCAAGGGCAAGTCGTCCAGGGACGGAGAGGCCGCCGGCCCCAGCAGGAGCTCTCCGGCTGCTCCTGACCCGGGTGACGCGGCTGCAAAGGCCACGGCGCGGTCGGTGCTCAAGGAGATGAACCGGAACGTGCCGACGCCGCCGCTGCACACCATGAGCGTGCCCAAGGTGAAGTCGGTGCTGGGCACTGGGGCGCTGAGTGGCTCGCGCCGACCGGCTATCCTAGAGTCAGTGAGGCGGCTCGAGCCATTTGGATCAGACGATGAGAATTAG